The Oryzias latipes chromosome 9, ASM223467v1 region CCAGTCTGCAGACTTCTCAGCTGAAGGGAGCTTAGTCAAAGACAGTAAAGCCAAGAGTCTGCAGGTGGTTAAATGTGGAGGACAAATGTGGCTTTGTGCAAAGAGTTAAAGACCCCATGAGCCGTTTGTTTGAGAAACAATGAGTGAGCAGCATGCTTAAAGATCAGGGAGGAGGGGGGTgttaaggagagaaaaaaatccaccatcttGTGTTCTCCAGCATGTCCACAAAGTCTACATGCTTGATGactcacaggtttttttttgtcctaaacCCATAGCACAACCAGACTTCCTGTGTGAAGGACAACGGAACAAGAAACAGGACGGAACAGGGAGGgtgtgaagaggaggaggaggaggaggagagcatgTGCTTCTGAGCTCTCTGGATTTCTTAAACACAGAGATGAATGAGTGTGAGTGCTTAAAACTAAGCGATGCTCAAACTATTTGGATTTGTCGATGTAATCTAGAATAAACCCAGAAGGAAACAATGCCAGCGTTCAACTTGGAAAAATTCTGCAGCGTCTTTAACTAAATGGGTCGTGAAAAGTCAAGTGAATTAGGTCAAAAATGCATTGACATAAGGCTGAGAACAGGTTATAAAATAAGTGTGGTTTgcttaaaaagtaattttagaTGTTTAAAGTACATGTAAGTATACGTACAtgtttttcatagtttttattcaagatcaatgaaatttgatttgattttgatttgaagtggtttatttcaggcaatcaaagcaagaataatgaacaaaacaatacaatcaaaagttatacattcatacaaatatatatcaaacttaggataattatacattaaatcaaagattgcttgaaagggagtggaaggaagcaaatttatataatcccacccctgttctgccataccattttctttagatgatttatcattatccggttcataacttctatcagacagaattaaaatgaaatcacATGGTCTTTGTAAACGATGATCGTAAACAATTCCTGACACTGTCAGCTCTCAGCTTTTTTAAAGGGGGCGGTGCATGCTATAAGTTCTTCAGGGAGCCCAAACCTTTGCACATGCCATTATGTGAAAGGgtaaaagattgaaaaaagcctcttatttttttttacagattacaAGAATGCCTTATCTGTAATCTGAtgtcttttaaagatttttccaTCTTTCCTTGGTTTCTTCATGCTCAACAGGGCCGGCCAACCCTGGTCTTCAAGAGCCTCAGCCCTgcctgttttaacccttgtgctatctcagatgaccccacccttacattgtaCTTGACATacttgacgtgttctcccttccatgacaaaggtggataaaggtggaaagatttcatgtaatctatggacaccagtgaagatcacaaatcattgaagaaaaaagtttcagcgcactgtctagtgggtctagatgacccaactcccagtgttATTTAAAGGGTTACAGCTCTCGCTGCCCAGCTGTCTCCAGATTAGCTGCCTCAGGTGATTCCATATCCTgactgactgaacacacctgatttaggaAGTCATTGTGCATCAAGCAGCTCAGGGAGagttggaaaacaggcagggttgtgtctcttgaggaccagggttggccagctCTAATGCACAATAATAGAACGTCACAAACTTTCGATCCCCACTGTGACAGTTGAGTagaattaattcaaattttaaggatgttattttaaatagtTCAGTAAATGCTGAAAAATTAGACTGGCATTCATTGTTATCATTTTGgtaacaaaaaataagaattagtgctagttttagattttttaaggATTTATAAAGATGGGCCAACTTTTACTAAGATGCTCgattgtttgtttacattttgatcaaaaatgagtaatttctagtttttacattctgtcaCTGTAATCAAGATGGACTACAATTAGGTACACATgaactcctaaaaaacaaaccatttgcttagaactagaaaaaaaatgttattgggATATAAAGCCTTTAATTTTAAGTAATTCTAACAgtgttttttagcttatttttccattcttgtgtggaactcctttCTGTTATCTTTTTATCAGATTTcttgtaaagtaaaaatgacttgcttcaTGGACAGGTAATTACACCAAGCTTTCACGTTTTTTCattgcagaggaaaaacaaaactgtgcgagacttttaataaaataatgacCTTTATCTAGACAGACATGAGCTGTTTCTCAAGCCTTGTGCAGGGGACCACAGCGTGTGTAAAAGAAGGAAACTTGTTATCTGTGCAAAAGGGGGTCCTGCATGACCGAGCTGCCCACCACAGAAACCCACAGAAAAGACACCCTCATCACACCCCACTGCAGATGGAGTATTTGGAGCCGCCCTGCAacgtttttttctcctcctggcATCCCAGTGGGCAAACTCCGTTACAAAGAGAAAGTCAAGCTCACGGGATATGTCCCTTCTGTGAGTTTATGTTAAGATGGCGGCCGGACGCGACCACAACCATCAAATGACGCCTGTGActttaggaaatacaaataaaaaaactgtttataaaGCTTTGAGGAGCTTCCTGAAACCTCAGAGGAACATTTGTGGTATTTAACCATCATGTGAAACAAGTATAAAGTTATAAAGTAAAACAGTAAGAGATTATCATAAAGTAGAATTAAGAGCAAACATTTTTAGCCATTCTTTGCATAAGTAGGAGTTTTAAGGGTAATACTTGGCAACAATGTCCACAAGGGACAGAGAAGAACAAGCTGTAACCAGCCTTTAATTAATCATTACTTTTTGATGAATTTGGTAAGGAAACTAATGATAGGTTGATAATTATTAGATGCCTAGTAGATGATCAGATAACGGGGAACGTGTTGCAAACTAATAGTTAATAGTTTATTGGTGGTAGTGAAGTTGTCAGTTCTAACAAAGGAGACACAAGATgagaaactaaaagaaaaccacGGGTCAAAATGAAATCTTAGTTCCCATAAAagtacacaaaaagaaaaaatataaaagagaagacttttctgtaaaaaataataattataaaagacaCATTGATATATATGTGATGGTGTATgggacaaaatttaaaactttatgtttataaattaaaaacaaacaaaaaaactacactCCCAAGTGCATCTATCCTCACAACTACACTAAAACCAACACAAGATTGCGAAGAAATAGGCAGAAGATGAGACGATAATTATTTTTGATCATCAGGATTTTAGAAATGTAATTCGAAGTGATGCTCAAATTAtgagggctgcatggtggcacagtggttagtgcagtgagaaggccctggtttctgtgtggagtttgcacgttctccctgtgcatgtgcgggtttcctccagcttcctccaacaGCCACAAAACCATGCTTTATAGGGTGATTGTTTACTcttaaaaacaactgtttttcaaCAGTAGTTACGGGGATTGTTTATCAGGGAAAATCATTAGACTGGTTTTGTCAGGATTGAGGAGTAAGATTTTGAGATCAGCTATGGAGCTTACACAAAAGGGCACACGATGTTGATTAAAGAGGAAAATCTGCTATTTATGACGACTTAGAGGAAAGGTTTGGAGCCTTTCGCCTCCAGCTGAGCTGCAGAGGTTAAAGGTGACGAGGTTTGGGGATCACTGAGGGAACGTGATGACTGGCAGGCTCAAAGACGCAAAAGCAAGAAAACAAAGCTTTCCAGAAGAAACGAGGACCTCTGAGATGCTTTCATGGCTGCTCAGACATCACAGACACGTTAGTCTTTATGTGAGAGGGATCCTTCCTTCACAACGTGATGACGGAGACGGCAGCGGGGCAAACAGACAGCTGTATTTGTTTGTCCCAAGCAGTCCAGTCATGCTAATCCCATCTGGAATTTGGGATTGTTAGAGACACAGCAGGAACAGGTAAACAGCTGCCTACCGGCTTACAGGGATGAGGAATTTATCCTCCCTTTTAAATTCTTCTTCAACCACAGGTCCTCCTTTGTGAACTTTTCTGTTCgctttaaagcaaatatttaaactttacaaaaaataaaatatgtttgtttataAAAAGGACAAGTTAGAAGAACCACCAATCAGTGTAAAATATGACGTGAATTTACTTTCaaagttgaaaaaacaaaagcagacctACATAAatagatttctgtttttttcccataaTCCTTTGTCTGTCAGAAGTTCAGGGGTTGTTACAGTGGTTTCTGTGGTGCACATCACTGATGCCTCACTGAGCAGCTCAGCCCTGTTGAGGAAACACAACTATTTGAGTGTGAACGTTGAAAATAGAGCTCCACACATCTCCAAACCGCCTGTGTGACCCTCCCACTGCATGGAGGGATGGTtctcctctgtgtgtgtgtgtgtgtgttttgggtaTGTTGCATGGTGCATTCCTCAGATGCAGGGAGGCGTACAATGCCGTGGCCTCACTTCACCAGAGGTGCAGGAGGGGGGTTGGAAAGTGATTGATGGGCGACGGGGACAAAGATGAACAGGTGGATGTCCCACTGTTTCCGATCGGGTTTCTGTCAGGGAGGcgtgaaaatgacaaaacaatagCCGCTTGAAAAAGCAATTACCAAGCTGTAACAAGATCAAAGACTTCATAAAAACCATCCTGACAGAAGAAAAACCTCTAAAAACGAGAAATTTAGTTCAGAAATTCCTTCTGTTCCTCTTATGGTTTTGCTGTTTCAGGGTTTGTGGTTACAGACTTCAGACATATACACTACGCTCTATAAGTTAGAGATACTGTTACCTGAGTGCTTCTCCTAATTGGTCTGAATTTTTATCAAAAGCGTAAACATTCCCTTTGATATCACTGAAaaggaaagagaagaagaaacattttttttagtttaaaatttaTTACCTcaacaataaagacaaaaattaaGGTTTAccataaataacaaaaatggaTCATGTCAATAGCGAGTATTTCCAACATTTATTCCAATGACTTGACAGCAACGTCTCGTGCTCCTCACTGGCTTcatgatgttgttctgttcTGTGCTACATGCAGTTCTACCAGGGCACTTGTGAGCGGGGTACGATCATCccgtctctgcttcagctggcgCTCTATCAAGGGGTCATTGCTGGCCATATGAGGGACTCCCACCGGCTGAAGTCCGGCTGAGACAATTCTGGCTGCATGTAGTGGAGCTTTATCACCcatgaacaggaagttggaaGTGTTGCCGGTGTGATGTCTCGTGCAGTGACTGGACCATCTACAATCAAACTGGTTTTGGTTTTGATGCCTGCCCGGACTGTtgcacctcctccaccaaagcGACCATCATTTCTGTGCTAGGTGACCCAACACTCACCAATGACCAGGACAGTAGACCACTGCTGCATTGTCCTGGTCACATGGTCTTGTGGTGAGTTGGTTATGAATGGTTTGTCTGGGAACCCCAGTACCTCTCACATCTGGTAAACGGGCCTGCAGCTGTGCGGCGTTTGCTAAACCACGTCTGAGCGCAGAGATCTTTAGGTACTGTTCATGGTTGCGGTTTGTGTCCATtcctgggtctgtcacaaaGTCTGTCAGTAGTTCTGTGTCTTGTTGCTGCAGATGAAACTTTGAGATTCAGGTGCTCTATGGCCAGGTGGAGCTGCTCATCCGTTAAGagatgttgtgtgtttgtggctgtttgaatgatgaCATGAAGACGCACAAAATGAGATGTGTCTATCACCCCAATACGATTGCCTCCCTGTCCTGAAAATCTGtaaagtgaaacaaacactATACTATATCCAAACTTACTGTGAGTACTGTATGCCTAGGACTTCATGTCAGTGCGTGACAGAGATGTTGCATAAACAAACATCAGCACATCCTGCAAATTACAGCAAAGTAATCAACCTCAAAGCAGCCAGTGTGATCCTAATAGTCGAAAGGACGTCTCTTCCTGTCGGCGTAAAGGCAGAGGAAGCACCTGACCAAACACCTCCTTTCTGCTGCTTATTTCTGAGGTTTTCATCTCAAAGAACACAGATGCCTTCTGATAGAAACGGAAATGCTAAATTCAAAGCTGACGCCATGGGCCGGGAAAAAAGATCCTACAGAAAGTCGATTCTGTTCTGAAATTGGATGTTATTGTCTTAGTCTAGactaaaatttttaaaatataacacATCCAGGTAACATTTAGGAGATTAAAGCCTAAACACAAGCAGTTTTagatgttaatttatttttaaatcacattttaaagctttcttCTCACAAAAATGTGTAGTttctcagaaatgtttttaatctcTGATCTTTGGAAGCTGTGGTGTGTGAAATGAACATTTCAGAAGGTCTTCTCAGGACGATGggagaccaaaaaaagaaaatgagatcCTGTTAAAAGCTCATTTAAAGTAATTTGTGATTTTGTCTCAAATAGTTAATGACAGTTTCCTCTGCAGGATTCTGGGATTATTCTTTCCTGCAGAAACTGTAAACAATGCCATCAAAGAAGTCAACAATTCAGCAAAGTAAAAGAGGAGGATATTCGAGCAACAGTATAGAAAACATGGATTTTTCAGTGGTCTGCAGGTCATCACAGTCTTGCTTTAACCAACAATCTGGTAGTTTCCATAAAGAACCAGACAAACCTTCAGGATTTCATCCTGAACCAGGCCTGATAAAGATCTTAAGTGTCCCGCAGAGAGCAGCTTCCGGCATCTCCTTCACAGGAGGTTCGGCCGACTTTACATGAACCTTTGCTCTACAAACCAGGTGTTAACTTCATTACGAATCAACTCCAAAGGAGTAAAAATACTTTATATCTTTGGAGAAACTATTTCAAAGATGATTTTGCATTTAACCTCGCTGAAACAACAATATTtgtccaaataaaacaaaaaggtttttgaaaatgttgacaTCCTGTCCTACTTTGAGGGGTTTAATTTGGTTCTGCATTTAAACTAGTTTCTTTCCTAACGTTCACGTCAACAGTTAATGTTAAAACTGCATCTCCAGCACTTAAAATCAGAGCAGAAAAAGATGCAGCCGTGGCAACACAGCATAAAACCTCTAAATCTTAGTGTAGCTCTTTAAAAACATCTCACTAGGAAGCGCCAGATCCAAAACCCCCGTCTCATGTTTAGAGCTTCAGTATTATCAAACTGAATAGAAAACCACGTGGAGTACTAGTAAACATTATTTTCTGATTGTAAGTGaaaatttgcaaaacaaaatatgCTCTTTACATGCATGCATGCTAAATCAATAAttgatttcaaaatgtttcaagtTTTCTAGAGAAATGTTTAGTTTACAACAACAGAATGATTCGTGTAGTTCAACTTAAATCCTTTATTCCTGTTTCCATTCATTCCAGCATCTCCATTCAAAAATATTCAACCATATATGATATTAAAAGGgaaatgttgttcacctttcagcatattcCTTCaggtgaatcagctttcaccgaGTTGCACagctggtttggcagagattttacgccggatgcccttcctgacacaaccatgTGTTTTTTCCGGGCTGGGGACAGGTACATGGGAACCCAGATTAGGGCCCTCGTGTGGCTACATATTAAAAGGGAAATCAGCTCCCCAAAGGCCTAAATGGACTCACGCAGATTTAATTTCAGAACATTTGATGAAAAAGCATCTGACGCAGTCCACAGTtctcatttgatttatttaaaatgggagagaatttcaaaaacatggacaaacatttataaggaaaaaaaactgtacaattTACTCACAAAACACTAAAGAAAagcttcagaaaataaaaacaaagaacacgGCTGATTCCTTCGTCTGCCGACTCGTTCATGACAGCAGTGTGATGAGTGCATCCAGAAACTTTATCCTGTCCTCCGTCTTCAGCTCGATGACTGCAAAGACAACGCAGCAGACTTTAGCGCCTTTGTAAACCCAGAGAGACgtcaaagtaaaagaaagaattccaaaaagaaaatgtatgatAATAACATCTctggaaacaaatgtttgaaaatccAGTTTTCATGTCTTGTAACACTAAATAAAATGGAAGATATATAGTTAATGATGCTTTTCAAAGAGCTGATCAAAGGTGCATGTCAAAGTGAGGCAACGCTACCACCAAGTGTTCAAAAAAATGACCTACACCCAACATTCATGGCTCACCTGAGGTGTCGAAGTGGTCATGAAGAGTCCGGGAGCCGGTGCTCTCTGCAGCCTTTTCAAACGCTCGACCAAAGAAACTGTCAGGGCGAAGAAGTTATGGAGTTGTACAAATATCAGAAAGAATTCGGAATTCAACCAATTAGTTGAAATAAGTTGGATTCTTGACAAGATTTCAGCTGATTTAcctctaaaacaaactttaatagTTTTTTATCACATGGTTTTGAAGATAAAATTATAATGTAAGAAAAGGCTGGAGAAAGAATTTTAGTATTCTGTTTTTTCAGAACAGATTATTCTTTATATCTGCACAAAGTtcaagaattctttttttagtttcatCCTTAATGTTAATCctctgaagaaataaaaaaataatgcaggcaaacaaggtttaaaaaatactcaTCTTCACTTTTCCCTAACAGACACATTACATCTGTAAGAGTTCCTTTTATGGTTATAGtcacaatgaaaaataaaaaaaagattaaacacATGACCTATATTTACACGGTTCAGGGAGAGTTTACCACAGACAAAATCACAAATTGTTATATTGTTCTCTAAAGTAAATATAATGTTATTGTAAGGTGAATCTGTGAAAACTTGTTTATTCAGGATCATTTTTAtagcagaaaaagttttaaaaagctcaATGAGGTTTTGTCTCCCTTATTAAAAGGTGAAAGGGAAGGCCGAACAATTTCATAACTTATTAGCTCTACTTTTAGGTGAATTTGTAATTGAAAAATCAAATTTCGTCCAGCAGGGCTGcgttaaagctttttttttttattgctattaAGTGAAAATACAGATTAAAGGAGCAAAAAACATAGCATTTTGCTAAAAAGAAGACCAGAGGCACATGACTCACTTCTTTTTGTCAGATGTCTCCGACTCAGGCGGGATTCCCACAACAATGATGGTTCCCTTCTCCACATCTTTGGGAGCAGCCATGACGAGAGGCAGTAACTTACAGCGTTTGTTCCTCGTctagacaacaaaaaaatgtttaaaaagagctataaaaaatgtcaaattcagcagcatattttgtttaaataaataccGAGTGGACAAAGGCCTTCAGCAGGTATTTGCAGAGCAGACTCAAGGCCATGGGCTTTGAAAACAGCTTCACGTCAGGAGTTccctgaagaaatgaaaaataagaggactgaaaaacagaagaaagacTGACTGCTGTCGGGAACTGCAGGCGGAGGCCTGTACCTCCATGAGGTAACAGTACAGGAAAGGTCCCTGTGACAGGATGAGGTTGGTACAAATACAGCTGGCTACAGTCTGCTGGATGGCAATGAGCTTCTTCTTGGCCAGATCGATGCCAGACAGGAGGCGGTTCAGGTTACTTCTGtacaaaaccagaaaacacagatAAGGTGTTTCTGTAATCTGatgcaaaaagattttttatgagaaaaaaaaagtaaagttttgacCTTGAAAGTGAATCAAGGGCCTTAATGAAGTTATCTGTGTCGctttcatctttttcagtgCTTTCTAGCAAGGCAGCAGCAGCGTGCACCATGTCACTCGCCAGGAAACGGTTCTTGAAGCCAAACTGAGCCCCAAATGTCTGGATGCGGATGTCCTTGATACTGAAACCAAGAAAATAAAGCAttccatcttttctttctttttttaaagccagcAAGACAAGTATTTTAAAGCCAAACCCCCACCCGTATTTGTTAGAGGACTCCTCAATAACCTCTCTTAGGTTTTCCTTAATGGACATGTCCATGGAGTTAAAtttctgtttcacctgtttCAAGGGTAGCCTggtaaaacagaaacacacattaTTATCGTTCATGGACTGCTAGCTAAAAATCAGTTAATCACAGTAGCATACCCCATATCAGCCAAATACTCCTGGAGTTTCTTTTGGCCATTTAGGGTCCAAAGCTTGAAGTGGCAGCAGGTGTAGCAGGAGTTACAGATGCTCTCATACAGAGACCAGTGCTGGTAAAGCGTCAGGCGCAAGCTGAGGCACAaggttgaagaagaagaagaagaaagatttGGTCACTgctgaaactgaaaacatttcataTGAAGCAGTGGCCTCCAACCCCTGAACCATAGACCGATACCGGTTTTTGGTATCGGgccacagagaaaaaacaaaacatcctaCATTTTTCCCGTTTTATTCATAACCTCATTTTGAAggtagttttattttggaaaactgcagGATTCTCCAACACATCCGGCTCATTCTTTAGGCATGTCAAACCCTGACAGTCAATGATGTCAAGTCGCTCGGTTACGTGTCGAAACTCCATCAGctacttttattt contains the following coding sequences:
- the cdc45 gene encoding cell division control protein 45 homolog, translating into MFITDIKKDFYEVVANQRVALLVAGDIDALCACKILQALFHCDHIQYTLVPVTGWQELGTAFLEHKEQFRYFVLINCGANVDLLEMLQPDDDSIFFICDTHRPVDVVNVYNDTQIKLLIKQDDDLAVPSYDEIFRDEDEENEDDSGNESDEGSEPSGKRRRFDEGAVERRIERQRVRREWEARRKEILFDYEQYEYHGTSAAMMVFELAWVLTKDTKDMLWWAIVGLTDQWVHDKITHMKYVTDVATMQRHVSRHSHRNEDEENSLSIDCMRISFEYDLRLTLYQHWSLYESICNSCYTCCHFKLWTLNGQKKLQEYLADMGLPLKQVKQKFNSMDMSIKENLREVIEESSNKYGIKDIRIQTFGAQFGFKNRFLASDMVHAAAALLESTEKDESDTDNFIKALDSLSRSNLNRLLSGIDLAKKKLIAIQQTVASCICTNLILSQGPFLYCYLMEGTPDVKLFSKPMALSLLCKYLLKAFVHSTRNKRCKLLPLVMAAPKDVEKGTIIVVGIPPESETSDKKNFFGRAFEKAAESTGSRTLHDHFDTSVIELKTEDRIKFLDALITLLS